The following proteins are co-located in the Sulfitobacter guttiformis genome:
- a CDS encoding DUF6280 family protein, producing the protein MKDFVDGTAFNNEQGNRARKLFAAVVLAALDDAIADDKKYGNGPEQIARWARSRDGREVLSCAGIDPNERVVTGLMDFVGKGVRTSVALSREESERRNAAQQAEAA; encoded by the coding sequence TTGAAAGATTTCGTTGATGGCACTGCCTTTAATAATGAGCAAGGCAACCGTGCCCGTAAACTGTTTGCAGCGGTAGTACTGGCCGCATTGGATGACGCAATAGCTGACGACAAGAAATATGGAAACGGTCCAGAGCAGATTGCCCGTTGGGCGCGCTCACGTGATGGCCGCGAAGTACTAAGCTGTGCGGGCATTGACCCGAACGAGCGTGTTGTGACCGGTCTTATGGACTTTGTTGGTAAAGGTGTACGTACGTCCGTCGCCCTTTCCCGCGAAGAATCAGAGCGCCGCAACGCTGCGCAGCAGGCCGAAGCCGCTTAA